In Anaerobacillus isosaccharinicus, one genomic interval encodes:
- a CDS encoding DUF2621 family protein, with protein sequence MEWNTEAKELLEELLKPIPIFARPMARKGIEKKIIAVAEGETITKDDVVKGYIFASPGAMQDRAVKLLKSKKIDLTPYEALLEETK encoded by the coding sequence ATGGAATGGAATACAGAGGCAAAAGAACTACTTGAGGAATTATTGAAGCCAATCCCTATTTTTGCACGTCCAATGGCACGTAAAGGAATTGAAAAAAAGATTATTGCTGTTGCTGAAGGTGAAACAATTACAAAAGATGATGTTGTAAAAGGGTACATCTTTGCATCTCCTGGAGCTATGCAAGATAGGGCTGTTAAGCTGCTCAAATCTAAAAAAATCGATTTAACACCTTATGAAGCCTTATTAGAAGAAACGAAGTAA
- a CDS encoding YebC/PmpR family DNA-binding transcriptional regulator, producing MGRKWNNIKEKKASKDASTSRIYAKFGRLIYVAAKQGEPNPESNQALKVVLERAKTYSVPKAIIDRAIEKAKGSAEENYVELRYEGFGPNGSMIIVDTLTNNVNRTAAEVRAAFSKNGGNMGVNGSVSYMFDATAVFGLEGKSVDEVLEILMEADVDVRDILEEDEAVIVYAEPDQFHAVQEAFKAMGITEFTVAELTMLAQNDVEIPEDSVAQFEKIIDTLEDIEDVQQVYHNVDLGE from the coding sequence ATGGGTCGTAAGTGGAATAATATTAAGGAAAAAAAAGCGTCAAAGGATGCTAGTACCAGTCGTATTTATGCAAAGTTTGGACGTTTAATTTATGTAGCAGCAAAGCAAGGGGAACCGAATCCAGAATCTAACCAAGCATTAAAAGTTGTACTTGAGCGTGCAAAAACATACAGTGTTCCAAAAGCAATTATTGACCGTGCTATTGAAAAAGCAAAAGGCAGTGCTGAGGAAAATTATGTGGAGCTTCGTTATGAAGGCTTTGGACCAAATGGTTCGATGATCATTGTTGATACTTTAACAAATAATGTGAACCGGACTGCAGCGGAAGTTCGAGCTGCATTCAGTAAAAATGGTGGTAACATGGGTGTTAACGGTTCAGTTTCATATATGTTTGATGCAACGGCTGTATTCGGTCTTGAAGGCAAATCAGTAGATGAAGTACTTGAAATCTTAATGGAAGCAGATGTAGACGTCCGTGATATTCTAGAAGAAGATGAAGCGGTGATTGTTTATGCTGAACCAGACCAATTTCATGCTGTCCAAGAAGCTTTTAAGGCTATGGGCATAACTGAATTTACAGTGGCTGAGCTTACAATGCTCGCACAAAATGACGTAGAGATCCCCGAGGACTCAGTTGCTCAATTTGAAAAAATCATTGATACATTAGAAGATATAGAAGATGTTCAACAGGTGTATCACAACGTCGATTTAGGTGAATAA
- a CDS encoding VOC family protein: protein MSDIEELHMIHHIEIYVSNLKNSIEFWGWLLEDLGYNVYQNWELGQSWKRDETYIVFVQTEERFLDTPYHRCRVGLNHLAFHARSKQHVDDVTEKLKAMGRTILYEDKHPYAGGENYYAVFFEDPDRMKVELVGP from the coding sequence ATGTCTGACATTGAGGAGCTACATATGATCCATCATATTGAAATTTATGTCTCGAACTTGAAAAATTCAATTGAGTTTTGGGGTTGGTTGTTAGAAGACCTTGGTTATAATGTTTACCAGAATTGGGAATTAGGGCAAAGTTGGAAGCGAGATGAGACTTACATCGTTTTTGTCCAAACCGAAGAAAGGTTTCTTGATACCCCGTATCACCGCTGTCGAGTTGGTTTAAACCATTTAGCTTTTCACGCAAGGTCTAAGCAACATGTTGACGATGTGACAGAAAAACTCAAAGCAATGGGGCGGACTATTCTATATGAAGATAAACATCCATATGCGGGTGGAGAAAATTATTATGCCGTATTTTTTGAGGATCCAGACCGAATGAAGGTGGAGTTAGTTGGGCCGTAA
- a CDS encoding STAS/SEC14 domain-containing protein — protein MIEIVWDAQTTPEEMDSVTAQISQFSKQLGGSFDVLVDMRTVKVFKPETQAKLVEHQISLKNSGMQRAAVVIGSVITKMQLNRTSKAAEHSTETQWETYDEALSYLRK, from the coding sequence ATTATTGAGATAGTTTGGGATGCACAAACAACGCCTGAAGAAATGGATAGTGTTACTGCACAAATCAGTCAATTTTCAAAGCAGTTAGGCGGTTCTTTTGATGTATTAGTAGATATGCGGACTGTCAAAGTTTTCAAGCCTGAAACACAAGCAAAATTAGTTGAACATCAAATCTCTCTTAAGAATTCTGGTATGCAAAGAGCAGCTGTAGTGATTGGCAGTGTCATTACAAAAATGCAACTTAATCGTACTTCAAAAGCTGCTGAGCATTCTACCGAAACACAGTGGGAAACTTACGATGAAGCTTTATCCTATCTAAGAAAATAG